One Peromyscus leucopus breed LL Stock chromosome 2, UCI_PerLeu_2.1, whole genome shotgun sequence DNA window includes the following coding sequences:
- the Eqtn gene encoding equatorin, whose protein sequence is MDFISFIFLFGVFIPNISNLQSNVERNPEVMPSDEEQYYSDDENLANSAPPVHENIDDTHVIHKSEENEEDTPANEKTGNYYKDIKQYVFTTHNPNGTDSEIAVSATTDLKFVLKNYKLVSATTAKTSASEEAKPYESLRKNFPTSTPNVPAFWTMLAKAISGSAGNMGDKDQFFQPIPGSDLNNTNEDKLLELEEIKLKLMLGISLMTLILLIPLLIFCFATLCKLKHLRDKSYDNQYTVNPELANLSYFHPSEGVSDTSFSKSGESSSYWGNTSSDLRRPSSKKSKSKSMDFSTDPNQIALVERPTLNFLPPEEPYFLPPEQLGEQSGENAFVEAMNEEPMEDRIPTDEEQMASE, encoded by the exons ATGgattttatatcatttatctttttatttggggtttttatCCCAAACATTAGCAATCTACAGTCCAATGTGGAAC ggaaCCCTGAGGTGATGCCTTCAGATGAAGAACAGTATTATTCAGATGATGAAAATCTGGCTAATAGTGCTCCTCCTGTACATGAAAATATAGATGATACTCATGTTATACATAaatcagaagaaaatgaagaagatactCCTGCTAATGAGAAAACTGGCAATTACTATAAAGACATAAAACAAT ATGTGTTCACCACACATAATCCAAATGGCACAGACTCTGAAATCGCTGTGAGTGCCACAACCGACCTGAAGTTTGTGCTGAAGAACT ATAAACTCGTCAGTGCAACTACAGCTAAAACATCTGCCAGCGAAGAAGCAAAACCTTATGAATCCTTGCGTAAAAATTTTCCAA CATCAACCCCCAATGTGCCTGCATTTTGGACAATGTTAGCAAAAG CTATAAGTGGATCAGCAGGGAACATGGGTGATAAAGATCAATTCTTTCAACCAATTCCAG GCTCTGATTTGAACAATACTAACGAAGACAAACTGTTAGAGTTAGAGGAAATCAAGCTCAAATTAATGCTGGGAATCTCACTGATGACCCTTATCCTCTTAATTCCCCTCCTGATATTTTGTTTTGCCACACTGTGCAAACTGAAACACCTAAG GGACAAAAGTTATGACAATCAATACACTGTGAACCCGGAGCTGGCCAATCTGTCTTACTTCCACCCCTCAGAAGGGGTATCTGATACATCTTTTTCGAAAAGTGGAGAGAGCAGCTCATATTGGGGCAACACTTCTTCAGACTTGAGACGACCCagctcaaaaaaatcaaaatctaagTCTATGGATTTTTCTACGGACCCCAATCAAATAGCCTTAGTTGAAAGGCCAACACTAAACTTCCTTCCTCCTGAGGAGCCATACTTCCTTCCTCCTGAGCAACTGGGCGAGCAGTCCGGTGAGAATGCCTTTGTTGAGGCAATGAATGAGGAGCCCATGGAAGATAGGATACCTACTGATGAGGAACAAATGGCTTCTGAGTAA